A single window of Paracoccus albus DNA harbors:
- a CDS encoding MBL fold metallo-hydrolase, which produces MSKKFASAGDMADKTVSFTEIGEGLWAFTAEGDPNTGVIIGDESVMIVEAQATPRLARKVIEKVREVTDKPISHLVMTHYHAVRVLGASAYQAPTVIMGEKARAMVVERGQEDWDSEFERFPRLFQGHEEIPGLTWPTTTFNDRMTVYLGNRRVDLMHLGRAHTAGDIVAYVPDANVMFTGDIVEYHSACYCGDGHFHDWPDTLENIRAFGLDAIAPGRGDALIGPEMVNKALDNTADFVRSTYLPAARVALRGGSLKEAWDAVRAECDPKFGDYAIYEHCLPFNVARAYDEARDIDTPRIWTAQRDKEMWELLQG; this is translated from the coding sequence ATGAGCAAGAAATTCGCTTCTGCCGGTGACATGGCAGATAAGACGGTCAGTTTCACCGAAATCGGCGAAGGCCTCTGGGCATTCACGGCAGAGGGCGACCCGAATACCGGCGTCATCATCGGTGACGAAAGCGTCATGATCGTCGAGGCGCAGGCCACCCCGCGCCTTGCCCGCAAAGTGATTGAAAAGGTCCGCGAAGTCACCGACAAGCCCATCAGCCATCTTGTCATGACCCATTACCATGCCGTCCGCGTGCTGGGGGCTTCGGCCTATCAGGCGCCGACGGTGATCATGGGTGAAAAGGCGCGCGCGATGGTTGTCGAGCGTGGGCAAGAAGATTGGGACAGCGAATTCGAACGTTTTCCCCGACTGTTCCAGGGGCATGAGGAAATCCCAGGCCTGACCTGGCCGACCACTACCTTCAACGACCGCATGACTGTCTACCTGGGCAACCGTCGCGTCGATCTGATGCATCTGGGCCGCGCCCATACGGCGGGCGACATTGTTGCCTATGTGCCCGACGCCAATGTTATGTTCACCGGCGATATCGTCGAGTATCACAGCGCGTGCTATTGCGGTGATGGTCATTTCCACGACTGGCCCGACACGCTGGAGAATATCCGCGCTTTCGGTCTGGATGCCATCGCACCGGGTCGTGGCGACGCGCTGATCGGGCCTGAGATGGTGAACAAAGCGCTCGACAATACGGCCGACTTTGTCCGCTCGACCTATTTGCCTGCGGCGCGGGTGGCGCTTCGTGGTGGTTCACTGAAAGAGGCATGGGACGCCGTCCGGGCAGAGTGTGACCCGAAATTCGGTGACTACGCCATCTACGAACATTGCCTGCCGTTCAACGTCGCCCGCGCCTATGACGAGGCCCGCGATATCGACACGCCGCGCATCTGGACAGCGCAGCGCGACAAAGAGATGTGGGAGCTTCTGCAGGGCTGA
- a CDS encoding DUF2783 domain-containing protein yields MSLNLQPNLTVPDDAYAKLLAAHEGLSKAESDALNARLILILMNHIGDMEVLEAALEAAKGQG; encoded by the coding sequence ATGAGCCTGAATTTGCAACCGAACCTTACGGTCCCAGATGATGCTTATGCCAAGTTGCTGGCGGCGCATGAGGGGTTGAGCAAGGCGGAATCGGATGCGTTGAACGCGCGGTTGATCCTGATTTTGATGAACCATATCGGCGATATGGAGGTTCTTGAGGCAGCTCTGGAGGCGGCGAAGGGGCAAGGCTAG
- a CDS encoding FAD-dependent oxidoreductase → MADAKIFDQPLYPYRWHSDQDAAAPVRHPVVVVGAGPVGLTTAIDLGQSGVPVVVLDDNDCVSSGSRAICFAKRPLEIFDRLGCGQHMVDKGVVWNLGKVFMGDSKVYEFNLLPEDGHRRPAFINLQQYYVEQMLLDRLRELQQEGAPIQLRGKSRVSAIGQHDDHVTVEIDTPEGSYDLEAEWLIACDGAGSPTRKMLGLDFVGRVFEDNFLIADVTMEAEFPTERWFWFDPPFNPGQSALLHKQPDGVWRIDLQLGWNVDKAEEKKPENVIPRIREMLGEDVKFELEWVSVYTFQCRRMQAFRHKRVLFAGDSAHQVSPFGARGANSGIQDADNLCWKLKLVLDGRAPEGLLDSYDAERVYAAEENILNSTRSTDFITPKSEISRIFRDAALGLSRDHDFARPFVNSGRLSVPSTYDGSALNSPDGMPDGPARSRPGSPCPDAPVEDGFLLDRLGGRFTILAIGTSAEAVSETAISADLLEFPASAELAERYGTGVYLIRPDQHVAGRWASFDAKEIGAAIRRATGNMS, encoded by the coding sequence GTGGCAGACGCAAAAATCTTTGATCAGCCGCTCTATCCTTATCGTTGGCATTCCGATCAGGATGCCGCTGCGCCCGTTCGCCATCCTGTTGTGGTGGTTGGTGCCGGGCCGGTTGGGCTGACCACCGCGATTGACCTTGGGCAGAGCGGCGTGCCCGTTGTCGTGCTGGATGACAATGACTGCGTGTCGAGCGGAAGTCGCGCGATTTGCTTTGCCAAACGCCCGCTGGAAATCTTCGATCGTCTCGGCTGCGGGCAGCACATGGTGGACAAGGGCGTTGTCTGGAACCTTGGCAAAGTCTTTATGGGCGACAGCAAGGTTTATGAATTCAACCTGCTGCCCGAAGATGGCCACCGACGTCCGGCCTTTATCAATCTTCAGCAATATTATGTCGAACAGATGCTGTTGGACCGGCTGCGGGAATTGCAGCAAGAAGGCGCACCGATCCAGCTGCGCGGCAAGTCGCGTGTTTCGGCAATTGGGCAGCATGACGATCATGTCACGGTGGAGATCGACACGCCCGAAGGCAGCTATGATCTGGAGGCGGAATGGCTAATAGCCTGCGACGGCGCGGGCTCTCCGACGCGGAAAATGTTGGGGCTGGATTTCGTGGGGCGCGTGTTCGAGGACAACTTTCTGATTGCCGATGTGACGATGGAGGCAGAGTTTCCGACTGAACGCTGGTTCTGGTTCGATCCGCCGTTCAATCCCGGTCAGTCGGCGCTGCTGCACAAGCAGCCGGACGGGGTGTGGCGGATCGACCTGCAACTGGGTTGGAATGTCGATAAAGCAGAAGAGAAAAAGCCGGAAAATGTCATTCCGCGCATCCGTGAAATGCTGGGTGAAGATGTAAAATTCGAGCTAGAGTGGGTTAGCGTATATACCTTCCAGTGCCGACGAATGCAGGCGTTTCGGCATAAGCGTGTGCTGTTTGCTGGCGACTCGGCGCATCAGGTCAGCCCATTTGGCGCAAGGGGTGCGAACAGCGGGATACAGGATGCGGATAATCTGTGTTGGAAGCTGAAATTGGTACTGGATGGGCGGGCACCGGAGGGGTTGCTGGATAGCTATGATGCTGAGAGGGTTTATGCGGCGGAGGAGAATATCCTGAACTCTACCCGCTCGACCGATTTCATTACGCCGAAATCAGAAATCAGCCGGATCTTCCGTGATGCCGCGCTGGGTCTGTCTCGGGACCATGATTTCGCCCGGCCCTTTGTCAATTCCGGCCGCCTGTCCGTGCCCTCTACTTATGACGGATCGGCGCTTAACTCACCCGACGGGATGCCAGATGGACCGGCGCGCAGTCGCCCCGGCAGCCCGTGTCCGGATGCCCCGGTGGAGGACGGATTTCTGCTGGACAGGCTGGGTGGTCGGTTCACCATATTGGCCATCGGAACCAGCGCCGAAGCGGTCAGTGAAACAGCAATAAGCGCCGATTTGCTGGAGTTTCCGGCAAGCGCGGAATTGGCTGAACGCTATGGAACAGGTGTCTACCTGATCCGTCCGGACCAGCATGTCGCGGGGCGCTGGGCCAGCTTTGATGCCAAGGAAATCGGTGCTGCTATACGCCGGGCAACGGGGAACATGTCATGA